In a single window of the Coffea eugenioides isolate CCC68of chromosome 3, Ceug_1.0, whole genome shotgun sequence genome:
- the LOC113765486 gene encoding cellulose synthase-like protein G1 isoform X1: MEDPLPLHSCHVQKSCMIINRFYIFVHGTALLALLYYRVSSLLEIILAESRELPYFVSYLLVFASELVLSFLWFLSISYRWRPVSRSVFPERLPEDQKLPAIDVFICTADPEKEPSVEVMNTVISAMALDYPPDKLHVYLSDDGGSPVTLGALREAWKFARFWLPFCTKYGIKTRCPEAYFSKDDDCDGSLSRSSSIEFIDDKKEIQKQYAVFKERVLRIQENTSTASKDHPPSIELIKDADDDRANQAEMPLLVYVSREKRPSHPHRFKAGALNVLLRVSSMLSNSPYILILDCDMYCNDSSSARQAMCFHLDKTISPKLAYVQFPQKFHNISSEDIYDSQLRLCFSHMWYGADGLKGPTFTGTCFYMKRMALYGTSQLQKDANLAQLQKVFGPSNDFIISIYQKNHTNGREFFSTALKEMDLLASCSYEKDTEWGEEIGFRYLSVVEDFFTSFMLQCKGWTSVYINPPKPSFLGSATTNLSDYLVQHTRWYTGLVDIVLSKYSPLIYGAPRMSSILQCMYISHIAYYFLNFFPLWCLAIIPQLCLLQGIPLYPEISNPFFLVFVFVFLSSNLKDIQEVLADGFSIRPWIYDQRMWMIRSVGCYIYSFLNAIQVKIGMRKASFKPTNKVADEGQFKRYLSGIYDFQASTMFIAPICTLVILNVTSLLLGAVKIVVTGNYDEMFIQAFISFFIVALQYPVIEAMFFRKDSGRISESSATLSALLAAIILVIGSLLFMY, translated from the exons ATGGAGgatcctcttcctcttcataGTTGTCATGTCCAAAAGTCTTGCATGATCATTAATCGCTTCTATATTTTTGTCCATGGTACTGCTTTATTAGCCTTGTTATACTACAGAGTTTCATCCCTCCTGGAAATAATATTAGCTGAAAGCAGGGAACTGCCATACTTTGTCTCTTATCTTCTGGTCTTTGCTTCTGAGCTCGTACTAtcttttctttggtttctctCCATATCATATCGATGGAGGCCAGTTTCACGTAGCGTATTCCCAGAAAGACTACCGGAGGACCAAAAACTTCCAGCGATCGATGTGTTTATATGCACTGCAGATCCTGAAAAAGAGCCAAGTGTGGAAGTGATGAATACGGTCATCTCAGCAATGGCACTGGATTATCCTCCAGACAAGCTTCATGTCTACCTTTCGGACGATGGGGGCTCTCCTGTGACTCTTGGTGCCTTGAGGGAAGCCTGGAAATTTGCACGCTTTTGGCTTCCATTCTGCACTAAATATGGGATCAAAACTAGGTGCCCTGAAGCTTATTTTTCAAAAGATGATGATTGTGATGGGAGCCTAAGCAGGAGCAGTAGTATTGAGTTCATAGATGACAAGAAAGAAATTCAG AAACAATATGCTGTGTTCAAGGAACGCGTGCTACGGATTCAAGAAAATACAAGCACTGCCAGTAAGGATCACCCTCCTTCTATTGAG TTAATCAAAGATGCAGATGATGATAGGGCAAACCAAGCAGAAATGCCCCTTCTCGTTTATGTATCTCGTGAAAAGAGGCCTTCTCATCCTCACCGTTTCAAAGCTGGAGCCCTCAACGTCCTT CTTCGAGTGTCTAGCATGTTAAGCAATTCGCCATACATACTAATCTTAGATTGTGACATGTACTGCAACGATTCAAGCTCAGCTCGACAAGCTATGTGCTTTCACCTTGATAAAACAATATCTCCCAAGCTAGCATATGTCCAGTTTCCTCAGAAGTTTCATAATATCAGTTCCGAAGATATCTATGACAGTCAGCTTAGACTCTGCTTTTCG CATATGTGGTATGGAGCGGATGGGCTCAAGGGACCAACGTTCACTGGCACCTGCTTTTACATGAAAAGAATGGCGCTTTATGGAACTTCCCAACTTCAAAAGG ATGCTAATTTGGCCCAGCTTCAAAAAGTTTTTGGTCCATCAAATGATTTCATCATATCTATCTACCAGAAAAACCACACCAACGGAAGAGAGTTTTTTAGTACAGCGCTCAAAGAGATGGATCTTTTAGCTTCTTGTTCCTATGAGAAAGACACGGAATGGGGAGAAGAG ATAGGCTTCAGGTACCTTTCTGTAGTGGAAGATTTCTTCACAAGCTTCATGTTACAATGCAAAGGTTGGACTAGTGTCTATATTAATCCACCAAAACCATCATTTTTGGGTTCAGCCACTACAAATCTAAGTGATTATTTGGTTCAGCACACGCGATGGTATACCGGTTTGGTTGACATAGTTCTCTCGAAATATTCTCCTCTGATTTATGGTGCACCAAGAATGTCCAGTATTCTACAGTGTATGTATATCTCACACATTGCATATTACTTTTTGAACTTCTTCCCCTTGTGGTGTTTAGCAATCATTCCCCAGCTCTGTCTACTGCAAGGGATTCCTTTATATCCAGAG ATATCAAATccatttttccttgtttttgtatttgtattCCTCTCATCAAATCTCAAGGATATACAAGAAGTTCTAGCTGATGGATTTTCAATTCGACCGTGGATATACGATCAGAGGATGTGGATGATAAGGTCAGTAGGATGTTATATTTACAGCTTCTTAAATGCAATCCAAGTGAAAATTGGTATGAGAAAAGCAAGTTTCAAGCCTACCAACAAAGTAGCGGATGAAGGACAATTTAAGCGTTATCTGTCAGGCATATATGATTTTCAAGCATCGACCATGTTCATCGCTCCAATCTGCACTTTGGTCATTTTAAATGTGACTTCCCTACTTCTAGGAGCCGTCAAGATTGTTGTGACTGGAAACTACGATGAGATGTTTATTCAAGCTTTCATCTCATTTTTCATCGTAGCTCTGCAATACCCTGTGATTGAAGCAATGTTCTTCAGGAAGGACAGTGGTCGTATTTCTGAATCTTCGGCTACTCTATCAGCTCTGCTGGCTGCAATTATCTTGGTCATTGGATCTCTTTTATTCATGTACTAA
- the LOC113765486 gene encoding cellulose synthase-like protein G2 isoform X3, giving the protein MEDPLPLHSCHVQKSCMIINRFYIFVHGTALLALLYYRVSSLLEIILAESRELPYFVSYLLVFASELVLSFLWFLSISYRWRPVSRSVFPERLPEDQKLPAIDVFICTADPEKEPSVEVMNTVISAMALDYPPDKLHVYLSDDGGSPVTLGALREAWKFARFWLPFCTKYGIKTRCPEAYFSKDDDCDGSLSRSSSIEFIDDKKEIQKQYAVFKERVLRIQENTSTASKDHPPSIELIKDADDDRANQAEMPLLVYVSREKRPSHPHRFKAGALNVLLRVSSMLSNSPYILILDCDMYCNDSSSARQAMCFHLDKTISPKLAYVQFPQKFHNISSEDIYDSQLRLCFSHMWYGADGLKGPTFTGTCFYMKRMALYGTSQLQKDANLAQLQKVFGPSNDFIISIYQKNHTNGREFFSTALKEMDLLASCSYEKDTEWGEEIGFRYLSVVEDFFTSFMLQCKGWTSVYINPPKPSFLGSATTNLSDYLVQHTRWYTGLVDIVLSKYSPLIYGAPRMSSILQCMYISHIAYYFLNFFPLWCLAIIPQLCLLQGIPLYPEISNPFFLVFVFVFLSSNLKDIQEVLADGFSIRPWIYDQRMWMIRSIVICSRNVKCYGLKKTQAPLLAMITILLLR; this is encoded by the exons ATGGAGgatcctcttcctcttcataGTTGTCATGTCCAAAAGTCTTGCATGATCATTAATCGCTTCTATATTTTTGTCCATGGTACTGCTTTATTAGCCTTGTTATACTACAGAGTTTCATCCCTCCTGGAAATAATATTAGCTGAAAGCAGGGAACTGCCATACTTTGTCTCTTATCTTCTGGTCTTTGCTTCTGAGCTCGTACTAtcttttctttggtttctctCCATATCATATCGATGGAGGCCAGTTTCACGTAGCGTATTCCCAGAAAGACTACCGGAGGACCAAAAACTTCCAGCGATCGATGTGTTTATATGCACTGCAGATCCTGAAAAAGAGCCAAGTGTGGAAGTGATGAATACGGTCATCTCAGCAATGGCACTGGATTATCCTCCAGACAAGCTTCATGTCTACCTTTCGGACGATGGGGGCTCTCCTGTGACTCTTGGTGCCTTGAGGGAAGCCTGGAAATTTGCACGCTTTTGGCTTCCATTCTGCACTAAATATGGGATCAAAACTAGGTGCCCTGAAGCTTATTTTTCAAAAGATGATGATTGTGATGGGAGCCTAAGCAGGAGCAGTAGTATTGAGTTCATAGATGACAAGAAAGAAATTCAG AAACAATATGCTGTGTTCAAGGAACGCGTGCTACGGATTCAAGAAAATACAAGCACTGCCAGTAAGGATCACCCTCCTTCTATTGAG TTAATCAAAGATGCAGATGATGATAGGGCAAACCAAGCAGAAATGCCCCTTCTCGTTTATGTATCTCGTGAAAAGAGGCCTTCTCATCCTCACCGTTTCAAAGCTGGAGCCCTCAACGTCCTT CTTCGAGTGTCTAGCATGTTAAGCAATTCGCCATACATACTAATCTTAGATTGTGACATGTACTGCAACGATTCAAGCTCAGCTCGACAAGCTATGTGCTTTCACCTTGATAAAACAATATCTCCCAAGCTAGCATATGTCCAGTTTCCTCAGAAGTTTCATAATATCAGTTCCGAAGATATCTATGACAGTCAGCTTAGACTCTGCTTTTCG CATATGTGGTATGGAGCGGATGGGCTCAAGGGACCAACGTTCACTGGCACCTGCTTTTACATGAAAAGAATGGCGCTTTATGGAACTTCCCAACTTCAAAAGG ATGCTAATTTGGCCCAGCTTCAAAAAGTTTTTGGTCCATCAAATGATTTCATCATATCTATCTACCAGAAAAACCACACCAACGGAAGAGAGTTTTTTAGTACAGCGCTCAAAGAGATGGATCTTTTAGCTTCTTGTTCCTATGAGAAAGACACGGAATGGGGAGAAGAG ATAGGCTTCAGGTACCTTTCTGTAGTGGAAGATTTCTTCACAAGCTTCATGTTACAATGCAAAGGTTGGACTAGTGTCTATATTAATCCACCAAAACCATCATTTTTGGGTTCAGCCACTACAAATCTAAGTGATTATTTGGTTCAGCACACGCGATGGTATACCGGTTTGGTTGACATAGTTCTCTCGAAATATTCTCCTCTGATTTATGGTGCACCAAGAATGTCCAGTATTCTACAGTGTATGTATATCTCACACATTGCATATTACTTTTTGAACTTCTTCCCCTTGTGGTGTTTAGCAATCATTCCCCAGCTCTGTCTACTGCAAGGGATTCCTTTATATCCAGAG ATATCAAATccatttttccttgtttttgtatttgtattCCTCTCATCAAATCTCAAGGATATACAAGAAGTTCTAGCTGATGGATTTTCAATTCGACCGTGGATATACGATCAGAGGATGTGGATGATAAG AAGCATTGTGATTTGTTCAAGGAACGTCAAGTGCTACGGATTAAAGAAGACACAAGCACCCTTACTAGCAATGATCACCATCCTGCTATTGAG GTAA
- the LOC113765486 gene encoding cellulose synthase-like protein G2 isoform X6 codes for MEDPLPLHSCHVQKSCMIINRFYIFVHGTALLALLYYRVSSLLEIILAESRELPYFVSYLLVFASELVLSFLWFLSISYRWRPVSRSVFPERLPEDQKLPAIDVFICTADPEKEPSVEVMNTVISAMALDYPPDKLHVYLSDDGGSPVTLGALREAWKFARFWLPFCTKYGIKTRCPEAYFSKDDDCDGSLSRSSSIEFIDDKKEIQKQYAVFKERVLRIQENTSTASKDHPPSIELIKDADDDRANQAEMPLLVYVSREKRPSHPHRFKAGALNVLLRVSSMLSNSPYILILDCDMYCNDSSSARQAMCFHLDKTISPKLAYVQFPQKFHNISSEDIYDSQLRLCFSHMWYGADGLKGPTFTGTCFYMKRMALYGTSQLQKDANLAQLQKVFGPSNDFIISIYQKNHTNGREFFSTALKEMDLLASCSYEKDTEWGEEIGFRYLSVVEDFFTSFMLQCKGWTSVYINPPKPSFLGSATTNLSDYLVQHTRWYTGLVDIVLSKYSPLIYGAPRMSSILQCMYISHIAYYFLNFFPLWCLAIIPQLCLLQGIPLYPEISNPFFLVFVFVFLSSNLKDIQEVLADGFSIRPWIYDQRMWMIRHI; via the exons ATGGAGgatcctcttcctcttcataGTTGTCATGTCCAAAAGTCTTGCATGATCATTAATCGCTTCTATATTTTTGTCCATGGTACTGCTTTATTAGCCTTGTTATACTACAGAGTTTCATCCCTCCTGGAAATAATATTAGCTGAAAGCAGGGAACTGCCATACTTTGTCTCTTATCTTCTGGTCTTTGCTTCTGAGCTCGTACTAtcttttctttggtttctctCCATATCATATCGATGGAGGCCAGTTTCACGTAGCGTATTCCCAGAAAGACTACCGGAGGACCAAAAACTTCCAGCGATCGATGTGTTTATATGCACTGCAGATCCTGAAAAAGAGCCAAGTGTGGAAGTGATGAATACGGTCATCTCAGCAATGGCACTGGATTATCCTCCAGACAAGCTTCATGTCTACCTTTCGGACGATGGGGGCTCTCCTGTGACTCTTGGTGCCTTGAGGGAAGCCTGGAAATTTGCACGCTTTTGGCTTCCATTCTGCACTAAATATGGGATCAAAACTAGGTGCCCTGAAGCTTATTTTTCAAAAGATGATGATTGTGATGGGAGCCTAAGCAGGAGCAGTAGTATTGAGTTCATAGATGACAAGAAAGAAATTCAG AAACAATATGCTGTGTTCAAGGAACGCGTGCTACGGATTCAAGAAAATACAAGCACTGCCAGTAAGGATCACCCTCCTTCTATTGAG TTAATCAAAGATGCAGATGATGATAGGGCAAACCAAGCAGAAATGCCCCTTCTCGTTTATGTATCTCGTGAAAAGAGGCCTTCTCATCCTCACCGTTTCAAAGCTGGAGCCCTCAACGTCCTT CTTCGAGTGTCTAGCATGTTAAGCAATTCGCCATACATACTAATCTTAGATTGTGACATGTACTGCAACGATTCAAGCTCAGCTCGACAAGCTATGTGCTTTCACCTTGATAAAACAATATCTCCCAAGCTAGCATATGTCCAGTTTCCTCAGAAGTTTCATAATATCAGTTCCGAAGATATCTATGACAGTCAGCTTAGACTCTGCTTTTCG CATATGTGGTATGGAGCGGATGGGCTCAAGGGACCAACGTTCACTGGCACCTGCTTTTACATGAAAAGAATGGCGCTTTATGGAACTTCCCAACTTCAAAAGG ATGCTAATTTGGCCCAGCTTCAAAAAGTTTTTGGTCCATCAAATGATTTCATCATATCTATCTACCAGAAAAACCACACCAACGGAAGAGAGTTTTTTAGTACAGCGCTCAAAGAGATGGATCTTTTAGCTTCTTGTTCCTATGAGAAAGACACGGAATGGGGAGAAGAG ATAGGCTTCAGGTACCTTTCTGTAGTGGAAGATTTCTTCACAAGCTTCATGTTACAATGCAAAGGTTGGACTAGTGTCTATATTAATCCACCAAAACCATCATTTTTGGGTTCAGCCACTACAAATCTAAGTGATTATTTGGTTCAGCACACGCGATGGTATACCGGTTTGGTTGACATAGTTCTCTCGAAATATTCTCCTCTGATTTATGGTGCACCAAGAATGTCCAGTATTCTACAGTGTATGTATATCTCACACATTGCATATTACTTTTTGAACTTCTTCCCCTTGTGGTGTTTAGCAATCATTCCCCAGCTCTGTCTACTGCAAGGGATTCCTTTATATCCAGAG ATATCAAATccatttttccttgtttttgtatttgtattCCTCTCATCAAATCTCAAGGATATACAAGAAGTTCTAGCTGATGGATTTTCAATTCGACCGTGGATATACGATCAGAGGATGTGGATGATAAG GCATATATGA
- the LOC113765486 gene encoding cellulose synthase-like protein G2 isoform X4 yields MEDPLPLHSCHVQKSCMIINRFYIFVHGTALLALLYYRVSSLLEIILAESRELPYFVSYLLVFASELVLSFLWFLSISYRWRPVSRSVFPERLPEDQKLPAIDVFICTADPEKEPSVEVMNTVISAMALDYPPDKLHVYLSDDGGSPVTLGALREAWKFARFWLPFCTKYGIKTRCPEAYFSKDDDCDGSLSRSSSIEFIDDKKEIQKQYAVFKERVLRIQENTSTASKDHPPSIELIKDADDDRANQAEMPLLVYVSREKRPSHPHRFKAGALNVLLRVSSMLSNSPYILILDCDMYCNDSSSARQAMCFHLDKTISPKLAYVQFPQKFHNISSEDIYDSQLRLCFSHMWYGADGLKGPTFTGTCFYMKRMALYGTSQLQKDANLAQLQKVFGPSNDFIISIYQKNHTNGREFFSTALKEMDLLASCSYEKDTEWGEEIGFRYLSVVEDFFTSFMLQCKGWTSVYINPPKPSFLGSATTNLSDYLVQHTRWYTGLVDIVLSKYSPLIYGAPRMSSILQCMYISHIAYYFLNFFPLWCLAIIPQLCLLQGIPLYPEISNPFFLVFVFVFLSSNLKDIQEVLADGFSIRPWIYDQRMWMIRSRQDCCDWKLR; encoded by the exons ATGGAGgatcctcttcctcttcataGTTGTCATGTCCAAAAGTCTTGCATGATCATTAATCGCTTCTATATTTTTGTCCATGGTACTGCTTTATTAGCCTTGTTATACTACAGAGTTTCATCCCTCCTGGAAATAATATTAGCTGAAAGCAGGGAACTGCCATACTTTGTCTCTTATCTTCTGGTCTTTGCTTCTGAGCTCGTACTAtcttttctttggtttctctCCATATCATATCGATGGAGGCCAGTTTCACGTAGCGTATTCCCAGAAAGACTACCGGAGGACCAAAAACTTCCAGCGATCGATGTGTTTATATGCACTGCAGATCCTGAAAAAGAGCCAAGTGTGGAAGTGATGAATACGGTCATCTCAGCAATGGCACTGGATTATCCTCCAGACAAGCTTCATGTCTACCTTTCGGACGATGGGGGCTCTCCTGTGACTCTTGGTGCCTTGAGGGAAGCCTGGAAATTTGCACGCTTTTGGCTTCCATTCTGCACTAAATATGGGATCAAAACTAGGTGCCCTGAAGCTTATTTTTCAAAAGATGATGATTGTGATGGGAGCCTAAGCAGGAGCAGTAGTATTGAGTTCATAGATGACAAGAAAGAAATTCAG AAACAATATGCTGTGTTCAAGGAACGCGTGCTACGGATTCAAGAAAATACAAGCACTGCCAGTAAGGATCACCCTCCTTCTATTGAG TTAATCAAAGATGCAGATGATGATAGGGCAAACCAAGCAGAAATGCCCCTTCTCGTTTATGTATCTCGTGAAAAGAGGCCTTCTCATCCTCACCGTTTCAAAGCTGGAGCCCTCAACGTCCTT CTTCGAGTGTCTAGCATGTTAAGCAATTCGCCATACATACTAATCTTAGATTGTGACATGTACTGCAACGATTCAAGCTCAGCTCGACAAGCTATGTGCTTTCACCTTGATAAAACAATATCTCCCAAGCTAGCATATGTCCAGTTTCCTCAGAAGTTTCATAATATCAGTTCCGAAGATATCTATGACAGTCAGCTTAGACTCTGCTTTTCG CATATGTGGTATGGAGCGGATGGGCTCAAGGGACCAACGTTCACTGGCACCTGCTTTTACATGAAAAGAATGGCGCTTTATGGAACTTCCCAACTTCAAAAGG ATGCTAATTTGGCCCAGCTTCAAAAAGTTTTTGGTCCATCAAATGATTTCATCATATCTATCTACCAGAAAAACCACACCAACGGAAGAGAGTTTTTTAGTACAGCGCTCAAAGAGATGGATCTTTTAGCTTCTTGTTCCTATGAGAAAGACACGGAATGGGGAGAAGAG ATAGGCTTCAGGTACCTTTCTGTAGTGGAAGATTTCTTCACAAGCTTCATGTTACAATGCAAAGGTTGGACTAGTGTCTATATTAATCCACCAAAACCATCATTTTTGGGTTCAGCCACTACAAATCTAAGTGATTATTTGGTTCAGCACACGCGATGGTATACCGGTTTGGTTGACATAGTTCTCTCGAAATATTCTCCTCTGATTTATGGTGCACCAAGAATGTCCAGTATTCTACAGTGTATGTATATCTCACACATTGCATATTACTTTTTGAACTTCTTCCCCTTGTGGTGTTTAGCAATCATTCCCCAGCTCTGTCTACTGCAAGGGATTCCTTTATATCCAGAG ATATCAAATccatttttccttgtttttgtatttgtattCCTCTCATCAAATCTCAAGGATATACAAGAAGTTCTAGCTGATGGATTTTCAATTCGACCGTGGATATACGATCAGAGGATGTGGATGATAAG GAGCCGTCAAGATTGTTGTGACTGGAAACTACGATGA
- the LOC113765486 gene encoding cellulose synthase-like protein G2 isoform X5: MEDPLPLHSCHVQKSCMIINRFYIFVHGTALLALLYYRVSSLLEIILAESRELPYFVSYLLVFASELVLSFLWFLSISYRWRPVSRSVFPERLPEDQKLPAIDVFICTADPEKEPSVEVMNTVISAMALDYPPDKLHVYLSDDGGSPVTLGALREAWKFARFWLPFCTKYGIKTRCPEAYFSKDDDCDGSLSRSSSIEFIDDKKEIQKQYAVFKERVLRIQENTSTASKDHPPSIELIKDADDDRANQAEMPLLVYVSREKRPSHPHRFKAGALNVLLRVSSMLSNSPYILILDCDMYCNDSSSARQAMCFHLDKTISPKLAYVQFPQKFHNISSEDIYDSQLRLCFSHMWYGADGLKGPTFTGTCFYMKRMALYGTSQLQKDANLAQLQKVFGPSNDFIISIYQKNHTNGREFFSTALKEMDLLASCSYEKDTEWGEEIGFRYLSVVEDFFTSFMLQCKGWTSVYINPPKPSFLGSATTNLSDYLVQHTRWYTGLVDIVLSKYSPLIYGAPRMSSILQCMYISHIAYYFLNFFPLWCLAIIPQLCLLQGIPLYPEISNPFFLVFVFVFLSSNLKDIQEVLADGFSIRPWIYDQRMWMISSAIPCD, from the exons ATGGAGgatcctcttcctcttcataGTTGTCATGTCCAAAAGTCTTGCATGATCATTAATCGCTTCTATATTTTTGTCCATGGTACTGCTTTATTAGCCTTGTTATACTACAGAGTTTCATCCCTCCTGGAAATAATATTAGCTGAAAGCAGGGAACTGCCATACTTTGTCTCTTATCTTCTGGTCTTTGCTTCTGAGCTCGTACTAtcttttctttggtttctctCCATATCATATCGATGGAGGCCAGTTTCACGTAGCGTATTCCCAGAAAGACTACCGGAGGACCAAAAACTTCCAGCGATCGATGTGTTTATATGCACTGCAGATCCTGAAAAAGAGCCAAGTGTGGAAGTGATGAATACGGTCATCTCAGCAATGGCACTGGATTATCCTCCAGACAAGCTTCATGTCTACCTTTCGGACGATGGGGGCTCTCCTGTGACTCTTGGTGCCTTGAGGGAAGCCTGGAAATTTGCACGCTTTTGGCTTCCATTCTGCACTAAATATGGGATCAAAACTAGGTGCCCTGAAGCTTATTTTTCAAAAGATGATGATTGTGATGGGAGCCTAAGCAGGAGCAGTAGTATTGAGTTCATAGATGACAAGAAAGAAATTCAG AAACAATATGCTGTGTTCAAGGAACGCGTGCTACGGATTCAAGAAAATACAAGCACTGCCAGTAAGGATCACCCTCCTTCTATTGAG TTAATCAAAGATGCAGATGATGATAGGGCAAACCAAGCAGAAATGCCCCTTCTCGTTTATGTATCTCGTGAAAAGAGGCCTTCTCATCCTCACCGTTTCAAAGCTGGAGCCCTCAACGTCCTT CTTCGAGTGTCTAGCATGTTAAGCAATTCGCCATACATACTAATCTTAGATTGTGACATGTACTGCAACGATTCAAGCTCAGCTCGACAAGCTATGTGCTTTCACCTTGATAAAACAATATCTCCCAAGCTAGCATATGTCCAGTTTCCTCAGAAGTTTCATAATATCAGTTCCGAAGATATCTATGACAGTCAGCTTAGACTCTGCTTTTCG CATATGTGGTATGGAGCGGATGGGCTCAAGGGACCAACGTTCACTGGCACCTGCTTTTACATGAAAAGAATGGCGCTTTATGGAACTTCCCAACTTCAAAAGG ATGCTAATTTGGCCCAGCTTCAAAAAGTTTTTGGTCCATCAAATGATTTCATCATATCTATCTACCAGAAAAACCACACCAACGGAAGAGAGTTTTTTAGTACAGCGCTCAAAGAGATGGATCTTTTAGCTTCTTGTTCCTATGAGAAAGACACGGAATGGGGAGAAGAG ATAGGCTTCAGGTACCTTTCTGTAGTGGAAGATTTCTTCACAAGCTTCATGTTACAATGCAAAGGTTGGACTAGTGTCTATATTAATCCACCAAAACCATCATTTTTGGGTTCAGCCACTACAAATCTAAGTGATTATTTGGTTCAGCACACGCGATGGTATACCGGTTTGGTTGACATAGTTCTCTCGAAATATTCTCCTCTGATTTATGGTGCACCAAGAATGTCCAGTATTCTACAGTGTATGTATATCTCACACATTGCATATTACTTTTTGAACTTCTTCCCCTTGTGGTGTTTAGCAATCATTCCCCAGCTCTGTCTACTGCAAGGGATTCCTTTATATCCAGAG ATATCAAATccatttttccttgtttttgtatttgtattCCTCTCATCAAATCTCAAGGATATACAAGAAGTTCTAGCTGATGGATTTTCAATTCGACCGTGGATATACGATCAGAGGATGTGGATGATAAG CTCTGCAATACCCTGTGATTGA